The sequence GATTTACACCATGAATCCAGACGGTACTAACCAGCAATATATAACACAAGGTAAAGAACCGGACTGGAGCTGGGACGGAAAAAGGATAGCATACTCATATAATGGAGATATACATATTTACAATTTAGAAGAAGGGACGAATATATATGTACCTTCCCCTTCTAAATCACATTTTCCATCTTGGAGTCCAGATGACCAGAAGTTAGTATTTGAATCCTATCATAACGGATTGAAAGGTGAAGCATATACTGTCAATACAGATGGAGACAGTCTTAGGAGAATAGCATCAGAAGGTAGTTACCCATCCTGGAGCATCGAGAACAATATTGTTTATGGTGTTGATAACGGTTTGGAAGTTACCGATTCCAATGGTAATAACAGCTCATATTTGTTCTTACCTAGAGCCCTTCAACCGGCTTGGAGCCCAGACGGTAGACGCATTGCATTTAGCCGTTACCCTGATATGTCACACTTAACTCTTGAAGATTTTGCTTCAGTCAGTTCTCCTGACGAATTAAATATAGATGAGGTTAATATATTTATTTCTGATGCAAACGGAAATAATGTAATACAAGTTACTGAAGAAGGGGGCGCTCAACCAGCCTGGCTCTTGTCCGACCAAACTGAGCCAAAGCTATACGGCAGGGCTGACTATCCCGAAACGCGGTACTTAACGATATGGTCTGGTCCGTTGAATTTACGTGACGCTCCAAATATTGATTCTGAAGTTGTAGATAAACTGAGAACAGGCCAAAAAGTATGGTTCGTTGATGAGGGACCGATGGATTATAGAGCTAATCACAATGCACCCTGGATTAAGGTGGTTACACAAGGTGGGATTGAGGGTTATATATTCAGTTATTTTAGCGATTACTAAACATTTAGTATAGTCATTGTTATTAGCTTGAATCTCCTAATAGGTGAATTCAAGCTTTTTTTAATTTTTCCACTTTAAATATAAAAGATATAATAATAATAGTAATATACATAAATATAAGCACTAAAATATCTGCTCGGCGGTGCGGCTGTCTGCGGGAATCTCTAGCTCGCCGCGCTTCCAGCGGGCGTACAGCGCTTCGACGCAGCGTCCGTCCAGCTTGCCGGCCTCGACCTGGGAGCGCAGGATGCTGAAGGCCTCATCGGGGGGCAGGGGTTCTTTGTAGTGACGGCGCTGGGTCAGGGCGTCGAAGATGTCGGCCACCATCATCATCCGGGCGCCGAGGGGGATGGCGTCGCCGGCCAGGCCGTCGGGGTAGCCGGAGCCGTCGAGTTTCTCGTGGTGGGCGCCGGCGACGTCGGGCACGTCGCGCAGGCCGCGCTCGAACTTGATCCGCCGCAGGAGTTGTTTGGAGATCACCACGTGGCGTTTCATCTCCTCGTACTCCTGGGGGGTGAAGCGCCCGGTTTTGCAGAGGAT is a genomic window of Candidatus Coatesbacteria bacterium containing:
- a CDS encoding SH3 domain-containing protein → MTQNYMLMMGIFFKIFIYLKLMVIIQVILDWIISDEVWCLHIYQIVFSYNRTGEGELYVIDPTGFNEERLTINGGAFPHCRADGELIVYERNGMIYTMNPDGTNQQYITQGKEPDWSWDGKRIAYSYNGDIHIYNLEEGTNIYVPSPSKSHFPSWSPDDQKLVFESYHNGLKGEAYTVNTDGDSLRRIASEGSYPSWSIENNIVYGVDNGLEVTDSNGNNSSYLFLPRALQPAWSPDGRRIAFSRYPDMSHLTLEDFASVSSPDELNIDEVNIFISDANGNNVIQVTEEGGAQPAWLLSDQTEPKLYGRADYPETRYLTIWSGPLNLRDAPNIDSEVVDKLRTGQKVWFVDEGPMDYRANHNAPWIKVVTQGGIEGYIFSYFSDY